In Anopheles bellator chromosome 2, idAnoBellAS_SP24_06.2, whole genome shotgun sequence, the genomic stretch GCGACGTTCAAGGTTTCCTCGACCAAGATCGCACACTCATCCCGCAAAAAAGCCGTAACTGCCAATGCTTAACCTTTTAACAGATAATGGCGACTATTCGAAGTCGATATTCACCGTTATAGGATTATCCGCTCACGGTTCGAGAAACATCAAATTTCACCAAACTTTTCTGCGAGAAAAGTGTCGCTGCGAATCGCCTTCCTGCCACAGAAAACGTACGTCACCCGAATGAATCGAAATGATGAAATTTATACATAAGTCTAGAGGCCGAAGCACTTGACGAAAGATCTCGCGCATGAACACCTCCCGACTCACTTCCGTTAAGCTGGTGAGGTAAGATAACTATAGACACTAAATTTCGATTCAAGATACATTTTAAGCGTACGTGCCGACGCTTGAGTTTGATTTTCGTACAATTAGACTAAGATTACTAAAGAAATCAGTCCGTTTCTTATGATGGCTTGTCTGCGACCACCTATTTATTCCCGCGAAAAGAGGTTACACAATTCCCCACGCTTCCTCGAAGGCGGAGCAAAGTTTCGTGCACGTTAGCGCGGCGGACAGCGGATAATTACTGATCGACACTACATCTTCTGTGTAGTCCAAGTTGAGGTTACCATGCGCAAATGCCCCAACCACCAGCGCGACAGGTTCACTTTTTTCCGGAACGAGCTCTTTGGGGTTGGAGACTTTTTTCGCACTGAATGACATGGCTATTTTACGGCAACCGACCGGCAGGTGATTGCTGACCGGGTTTTTTATAACCCTCATCAGTTTCTTCTGTGAGTCTGCCGCTTTAATGTTGAATTTATGTAGCAGTTGAACTGAAATAGAAAGCAacgtttaaaaatattccccACGCTATCGCCGATACTGTTTACCCATGAGTCCTGCAAATCTTTTGAATGTACGAGGAATCCTTGTTTGCGGGTCGATTTCGATCAGGACATTGCGTTCGGTTTTCACAAACACCTGCAAAAGTCCTGCTCTGTTCAACGGGGAATCGGTCAACATCAGCAACGACTGATGGGTGATATCCGGTCGGCAGCTGCCCGGATCACGCTTGTTCTTTCTCAATATATTCAGGTGGTCATCGCAGTTCAGTAGCTCAAAGGATTGTCCTACCTGAAGTAAACACATCACTTATTAACAAGTTCGAGCCATCGGTGGAATACCTCCCGTTATTCCTTAGCTTACCTTAACTGTTTCCAGCTGGGCCCCTTCTAAGATTATAACCAagcgtttttcgttcgctttgaTTTGACTGATGTTCATATGCTTTGACGGAAGGTCAAATTCCACGTCGTGTTCTTCCGATGCATCtaatttccttttctttcccatcCCGAAAATCAAGTGGTCTGAATATTGAGCCGGCTTTCACTGTTCGATGgttacaataaaaacaaaataaacacattgcACGAGGCTCGGCATTTGTGACAGTTCTGTGCGGTCACTTTGAGTGACTCAAATTCGGGCTACACAAATGAGCGTTCTGAGCAACATCTATAATTTAACGAAAACCCGTAGAGCACGTCGGAAAACAGTTTCTAAtagatttttcaattattcataatcataaaattttattttttcgcatAGGAAACACTATCTATTTAAATCTTTCAATCAGGACGAAAGCACTTGTTTTACTATTTTGAACGAATTCTAGTGTGTGACAGTTCGATCGCTCGGGATTGTCAGtcgaatgtttttatttttgctatcTGATCACATTTGTCGATTTGCCAGTCTTTAATATGATAGATAATTCAAGGAGGTACTTTTTGTTGCAGGCTCGTAGAcaagtttcacttttgttcAGACATTTCCACCATGGGCCAACCCCTAAGGATCGGCGACGAGTCGTGGTAACAGGCATGGGAGTTGTTTCGCCGGTTGGTTGTAATGTTCCTACAGCTTGGAAGACGATCCTGTCCGGTCAGTCCAAAATAGGACCACTAGTGGGAGAAGCGTACGATAAACTACCATGTCGCGTCGCCGCGAGAATCgataaaaacgaaatcgacCTCGAGCaatgtttttccaaaacaGAACTGAAGACAATGGCCAAAGCAACGGCGTTCG encodes the following:
- the LOC131209950 gene encoding ribosomal RNA small subunit methyltransferase NEP1, coding for MGKKRKLDASEEHDVEFDLPSKHMNISQIKANEKRLVIILEGAQLETVKVGQSFELLNCDDHLNILRKNKRDPGSCRPDITHQSLLMLTDSPLNRAGLLQVFVKTERNVLIEIDPQTRIPRTFKRFAGLMVQLLHKFNIKAADSQKKLMRVIKNPVSNHLPVGCRKIAMSFSAKKVSNPKELVPEKSEPVALVVGAFAHGNLNLDYTEDVVSISNYPLSAALTCTKLCSAFEEAWGIV